A DNA window from Tenuifilaceae bacterium CYCD contains the following coding sequences:
- a CDS encoding restriction endonuclease subunit S, with protein sequence MKDDNKDSSFGLIPSNWEVAKLGDIFESIGNFSYTRADLKNELDEGCVFYIHYGDIHATYSQIILDFSKEKNIPVLKEDIVLPAAVEYLKNGDLVIADASEDYEGIGKCIELTNIGNKKVIGGLHTIILRDKCRKTFDGYRGYLLRNNIVSKELRRIATGTSVYGITKSNLSRVNLLLPPLPEQKKIADILTTVDDKLENIESQIAEYTNLKTGLMQLLLTKGIGHTKFVDSELGMIPEGWKVVKLGDIGEFSKGKGISKSDVVSNGIPCIRYGEIYTVHHYVVKKFYSYITKEVAANSKLLNKNDILFAGSGETVEDIGKAIAYIGDEEAYAGGDTIIFSPKEDDSVFLSYCLNDKTVTSQRVKFGQGNSVVHIYSKDLCKLFVPKPPIKEQQKISNILNAVDDKIESLQQKKEEFTNLKKGLMEQLLTGRIRVKV encoded by the coding sequence ATGAAAGATGATAATAAAGATTCTTCTTTTGGTTTGATTCCTAGCAATTGGGAAGTAGCAAAACTTGGCGATATATTTGAATCTATTGGCAACTTTTCATATACACGGGCTGACTTAAAAAATGAACTTGATGAAGGATGCGTTTTTTATATCCACTATGGAGATATACATGCAACATATAGTCAAATAATATTAGATTTTTCTAAAGAAAAGAATATTCCTGTTTTAAAAGAAGATATAGTATTGCCCGCTGCTGTTGAGTATTTGAAAAATGGAGATTTAGTAATTGCTGATGCTTCCGAAGACTATGAAGGTATTGGAAAGTGCATTGAACTTACAAATATTGGGAATAAAAAGGTCATTGGGGGGTTGCATACCATAATACTAAGAGATAAGTGTAGAAAAACCTTTGATGGTTATAGAGGTTACTTGCTGAGAAACAATATAGTATCAAAAGAATTAAGAAGAATAGCGACAGGAACTTCTGTATATGGAATTACAAAATCAAATTTATCAAGGGTTAATCTATTATTACCACCTCTCCCCGAACAGAAAAAAATAGCCGATATACTCACCACCGTTGACGATAAACTGGAGAACATAGAATCACAAATTGCTGAGTACACCAACCTAAAAACAGGTTTAATGCAGCTGCTGCTCACCAAGGGCATTGGGCATACGAAGTTTGTGGATTCGGAACTAGGGATGATACCAGAAGGATGGAAAGTGGTAAAACTTGGAGATATTGGAGAGTTTTCAAAAGGAAAAGGCATCTCAAAAAGTGATGTAGTAAGCAATGGAATACCATGCATTAGATATGGTGAAATATACACAGTTCACCATTACGTAGTAAAGAAGTTTTACTCTTATATCACCAAAGAGGTTGCAGCCAATAGTAAACTTTTAAATAAGAATGATATATTATTTGCTGGTTCAGGTGAAACGGTTGAAGACATTGGAAAGGCAATTGCATACATTGGTGATGAAGAGGCATATGCAGGTGGAGATACAATAATTTTCTCGCCAAAAGAAGACGATAGTGTGTTTCTTTCATACTGCCTAAATGATAAAACAGTAACAAGTCAAAGAGTTAAATTTGGACAAGGGAACTCTGTCGTGCATATTTATTCAAAAGACCTATGTAAATTGTTTGTTCCAAAACCACCAATCAAAGAGCAACAAAAAATCTCCAATATTCTAAATGCCGTGGATGATAAAATTGAATCCCTTCAGCAAAAAAAAGAAGAGTTTACTAATTTGAAAAAAGGATTGATGGAACAGCTGCTAACTGGGAGAATAAGGGTAAAAGTTTGA
- a CDS encoding transcriptional regulator yields the protein MLLTIRKEASEFRMSMGFGNTEPIPLKSLLIKLNIIAVFKNLSENFSGMAIKAGDFRFMLINSSHSIGRQNFSICHELYHLYVDKNFLPHHCNTGYFNKNESHEYLADVFASYLLMPDDGINNLIPDAEQAKDKISIETILKIEHYFSCSRGALLYRLKELGLIQKSYDKFNQRIKLTAKQYGYPVDLYESGNNGLVIGDYGTIAKNLFDSEKISEGHFATLMHSIGIDVFNNEENDNQDRPL from the coding sequence ATGCTGTTAACGATTAGGAAAGAGGCTTCGGAATTTAGAATGAGCATGGGATTTGGTAATACCGAGCCAATCCCTCTAAAAAGTTTATTGATTAAACTTAATATCATCGCAGTTTTTAAGAACCTATCCGAGAACTTCTCTGGTATGGCTATCAAGGCTGGAGATTTTAGGTTTATGCTAATCAATTCGAGTCATTCCATTGGCAGACAAAATTTTTCTATCTGCCACGAGCTGTACCACCTTTATGTCGACAAGAATTTTTTACCTCATCACTGCAACACAGGTTACTTTAATAAAAATGAATCGCACGAATACTTAGCGGATGTATTTGCATCGTACCTGTTAATGCCCGATGATGGAATAAACAACTTGATTCCCGATGCAGAGCAAGCAAAGGATAAGATATCAATTGAAACTATTCTAAAGATTGAGCATTACTTTTCATGCTCAAGGGGTGCGCTACTATATCGATTAAAAGAACTTGGACTAATTCAGAAATCTTACGATAAATTCAATCAGCGAATAAAATTAACTGCCAAACAGTATGGCTATCCTGTCGACTTATACGAATCGGGAAATAACGGTTTAGTCATAGGCGATTATGGAACTATCGCAAAAAATCTTTTTGATAGTGAAAAGATATCAGAGGGTCACTTCGCAACACTGATGCATTCAATCGGTATCGATGTTTTTAATAACGAAGAGAATGACAATCAGGATAGACCACTCTAA
- a CDS encoding type I restriction-modification protein subunit M: protein MTIIDLSALERWLWASADILRGNIDSSDYKNYIFGLLFLKRANDVFEEEVDRIVKEEGVSRDEAEEQPYIIIPKQARWNYLKGKTENIGEALDIAFAAIESQNTQLEGVMTATKFGDKEKLSDNVLQRLLSHFNQYSLRNADLYHPDILADAYEFLIKMFADDAGKKGGEFYSPKGVVNLLVKLVKPAPRNKILDPCIGSGGMDLECARYVAKLPDGKVGNNINISLYGQEKNLGTWAICKINMILHNFMDADIRKGDTLVNPQHKEGDNLMLFDRVISNPPFSQDKWWEPLEINIKKKLDKDGKEVEIAPNYTSGVVDPHGRFKFGIPPRSYADMAFVQHMIAVLKQDGRMGTVLPHGVLFRGGAEGKIRQKLIEHDLIEGVVGLPSSLFYNTGIPACLLIVNKKKPKHLKNKIIIIDASKEYKEGKNQNTIEDEHIDRIVKAYDAEKDIERFMRVVDLAELAENDYNLNITRYIDNHEAVDDIDLKVVLGNITTLKAKEVDIDQKLAQYLKELGL from the coding sequence ATGACTATTATTGATTTATCTGCACTTGAGCGATGGCTCTGGGCATCAGCTGATATACTGAGGGGTAATATTGATAGCTCCGACTATAAAAATTACATCTTTGGATTACTATTCCTAAAACGTGCCAACGATGTGTTCGAGGAAGAGGTTGATAGAATTGTAAAAGAGGAAGGTGTAAGCAGAGATGAAGCTGAAGAACAACCATACATTATAATTCCAAAACAAGCTCGCTGGAATTACCTAAAAGGAAAAACGGAGAATATTGGCGAGGCACTCGATATAGCATTTGCTGCTATTGAGAGCCAAAATACACAGCTTGAGGGAGTAATGACTGCCACAAAGTTTGGTGATAAGGAAAAACTCAGCGATAATGTTCTACAACGGTTACTTAGCCATTTTAACCAATACTCATTACGTAACGCAGACTTGTATCATCCTGATATACTTGCAGATGCCTACGAATTTTTGATAAAAATGTTCGCTGATGATGCAGGTAAAAAGGGTGGTGAATTTTATAGCCCGAAAGGTGTAGTAAACTTACTGGTTAAACTCGTAAAGCCCGCACCACGCAACAAAATTCTAGACCCCTGTATTGGTAGTGGTGGTATGGATTTAGAGTGTGCACGTTACGTAGCAAAGCTGCCCGATGGTAAGGTTGGAAATAACATTAACATATCGCTATACGGACAGGAGAAAAATCTCGGGACATGGGCTATCTGCAAAATCAATATGATTTTGCACAACTTTATGGATGCCGATATTCGCAAAGGTGATACTCTTGTAAACCCACAGCATAAGGAGGGTGATAACCTGATGCTATTCGACCGTGTAATTTCTAACCCTCCATTCTCTCAGGATAAGTGGTGGGAGCCTCTAGAGATTAACATTAAGAAAAAACTTGACAAGGATGGAAAAGAGGTTGAAATTGCACCCAACTATACCAGTGGTGTAGTTGACCCACATGGACGGTTTAAGTTTGGAATACCACCACGCAGCTATGCCGATATGGCATTTGTACAGCATATGATTGCCGTGCTAAAGCAGGATGGCAGAATGGGAACTGTTCTCCCTCACGGAGTGCTTTTTAGAGGTGGTGCTGAAGGTAAAATACGTCAGAAACTCATTGAACACGATTTGATAGAAGGTGTAGTTGGCTTACCATCTAGTCTTTTTTACAATACAGGGATTCCTGCCTGTCTATTGATAGTGAATAAGAAGAAACCTAAACATCTAAAGAACAAAATAATCATTATTGATGCCAGCAAGGAGTATAAGGAGGGTAAGAATCAGAATACAATTGAGGATGAGCATATCGATAGAATTGTAAAAGCATACGATGCCGAAAAGGATATTGAACGCTTTATGCGTGTGGTGGATTTGGCAGAGCTGGCCGAAAACGACTACAACCTAAATATAACTAGGTACATTGATAACCATGAAGCGGTTGATGATATTGATTTAAAGGTTGTACTTGGTAATATCACTACGTTAAAGGCTAAAGAAGTTGATATTGACCAGAAATTAGCTCAATATTTGAAGGAGTTGGGGTTATGA